From one Babylonia areolata isolate BAREFJ2019XMU chromosome 35, ASM4173473v1, whole genome shotgun sequence genomic stretch:
- the LOC143277970 gene encoding uncharacterized protein LOC143277970 isoform X2, translating to MAETTVRSKTKLGWAKSGMESSSDDEDAVIPGVNRTGSGNLRPRLRPRRRRDVGGSKASQSQTPAEDVPSTTTLSVQDLSQSLDERRLGRAGVGVQGGQVSLKDLCVEDKQRIANLIRELAKVGEEREKAREDLERERRSYEEQILKLVEQQEQILRERQEVEKHLQECQQLLAQSQPLHPPPPSLPAPPTNLRALHQPPPPFPPAPSSSYPPQWAWPGSGGQGAGQQGQELFQHSLLGNVGSPDRPTRSSSSSSHPQPHPVVSSVPVPDHGPPHHHHQHFPATQPPPPHHNHHHHHLYPVGGGGDLMSQQTGPSRPPLTHPHPHPHPPLSPSPPPPPPPPPPAPPHLNSDPDRHKAWPAVDFFTSAMQQPAPLDVFRTKDSAAPAPAPAPLSLPAHTSKEAVIERFFASQPAPAPPAANHHHHDDEEEERHLVSPKRRGPHRLSRLAGGGSGGAAFPRPVMSSTQKSAEIKDYLSVDSQHDFLPLVPDESSSTKSVNNGGEEGGAGGGGRRGEGGAHSRVVFSEGGGKGEPRLHSPVGDGGDEAHTYRRMSQTQRKEQLLQQRARLMEEQQRLRHILTEQEAMLHHKQVALQACSLRHHGDVNDENGGRAGDDVNGDDNDDDVVDDDPLGLVPQRLAIDAALERQRAIVNSLEAQHQVKVASSSRGGPGAGGGGGGRRQEEKGRGERKGRGGEEGRGGETFVVHCQQNLSDVVRRLDYSLHSDTEDQEDERENKGPGSASADDDYDDGYDDGYDDDRNENKENERPKEKEEEGRSPPPPAAASVAVGSRQDASTSVSYHTLPRSSQGGRGSVTVKAGSDGDPHLHPLSPPSHPDSSLHTRTPGEKTMSVLEIINSLRSPRPAHDGGLARKSPFAQELPPPGHHYRDLSPRWRENDDDDNDVEIVLMDSSEEEDVDDDDADDEKDVVANEDDLEESQILEDIFFLK from the exons ATGGCGGAAACAACAGTCCGTTCGAAGACGAAACTTGGATGGGCAAAATCAG GAATGGAATCCTcatctgatgatgaagatgcagTTATCCCAG GTGTCAACAGAACTGGCTCTGGTAACCTGCGACCCAGGTTACGACCTCGGCGAAGGCGTGACGTAGGGGGAAGCAAAGCCAGCCAGTCGCAGACACCTGCGGAAGATGTGCCATCCACCACGACTCTTAGTGTTCAAGAC CTGTCTCAGAGCCTGGACGAGCGGCGACTGGGGCGGGCAggtgtgggggtgcaggggggacaGGTGTCTCTGAAAGACCTGTGTGTGGAGGACAAGCAGCGCATCGCTAACCTCATCCGTGAGCTGGCCAA ggtgggggaggagagggagaaggcgaGGGAGGATCTGGAGAGGGAGCGCAGGAGCTATGAAGAGCAGATCCTCAAACTGGTGGAGCAACAGGAGCAGATCCTCAGGGAGAGACAAG agGTGGAGAAGCATCTCCAGGAATGTCAACAGTTGCTGGCCCAGAGccagcccctccaccctccccctccctccctcccagcccctcccaccAACCTGAGggccctccaccaaccccctccccctttccccccggcgccttcctcttcctaccccccccagTGGGCGTGGCCAGGATCAGGCGGGCAGGGTGCGGGGCAGCAGGGCCAGGAGCTGTTTCAGCACTCCCTGTTGGGCAACGTGGGCAGTCCTGACAGGCCCACCCG cagcagcagcagcagcagtcacccTCAGCCTCACCCTGTCGTCTCCTCCGTCCCTGTCCCTGACCATggcccacctcaccaccaccaccagcacttccCAGccacccagcctcccccccctcaccacaaccaccaccaccaccacctctacccagTGGGCGGtgggggagacctgatgtcacagCAGACTGGCCCGTCCCGTCCTCCCctgacccacccacacccccacccccacccaccgttgagtccgtcaccaccaccaccaccaccaccaccaccaccagcacccccccaCCTGAACAGTGACCCAGACCGGCACAAAGCGTGGCCAGCTGTGGATTTCTTCACCAGCGCCATGCAGCAGCCGGCACCTCTGGACGTGTTCCGCACCAAGGACTctgccgcccccgcccccgcccccgcaccgCTGAGCTTGCCGGCCCACACCAGCAAGGAGGCCGTCATTGAGCGATTCTTCGCCAGTCAGCCTGCCCCCGCACCCCCTGCtgccaatcaccaccaccatgatgatgaagaagaagagcgcCACCTGGTGTCGCCGAAGCGTCGCGGGCCCCACCGACTCTCCAGGCTggctggtggtggcagtggtggcgcCGCCTTCCCCAGGCCGGTCATGTCCTCCACACAGAAGAGCGCGGAGATCAAGGACTACCTGTCTGTGGACTCCCAGCACGACTTCCTTCCCTTGGTGCCAGACGAGAGCAGCAGCACCAAGTCGGTGAACAacggtggtgaggagggtggtgctggtggtggtgggaggaggggggaaggaggtgccCACAGCAGGGTTGTGTTTTCCGAAGGAGGCGGCAAGGGAGAGCCGCGCTTGCATTCCCCAGTGG GTGACGGTGGTGACGAAGCCCACACCTACCGCAGGATGTCACAGACGCAGCGCAAGGAGCAGCTGCTGCAGCAGCGGGCACGGCTGATGGAAGAGCAGCAGCGCCTGAGGCACATCCTGACGGAGCAGGAAGCCATGCTGCACCACAAACAGGTGGCGCTGCAGGCATGCTCCCTGCGTCACCATGGCGACGTGAACGATGAGAACGGCGGGCGGGCGGGCGACGATGTGAAcggtgatgacaacgacgatgacgtcGTTGATGATGACCCTCTTG gTCTGGTTCCACAGCGGCTGGCCATCGACGCGGCCTTGGAGCGCCAGCGAGCCATCGTGAACTCCCTGGAGGCGCAGCACCAGGTCAAGGTCGCCAGCAGCAGCAGGGGGGGCCCTGGTgcaggcggcggcggcggcggcaggcggcaggaggagaaggggaggggggagaggaaggggaggggcggggaggaggggaggggaggggagacgttCGTGGTGCACTGCCAGCAGAACCTGAGCGACGTGGTGCGCAGGCTGGACTACTCGCTTCACTCCGACACCGAgg ACCAGGAAGATGAGCGGGAAAACAAAGGACCGGGGTCGGCCTCTGCAGACGATGACTACGACGATGGCTACGACGATGGCTACGATGACGACAGAAATGAGAACAAAGAAAACGAGCGAcccaaggagaaggaggaagagggcagatcaccaccaccaccagcagcagcatcagtggcAGTGGGGTCTCGGCAGGATGCCAGTACCAGTGTGTCCTACCACACCTTGCCAAG gtccagtcagggagggagggggagcgtcACAGTGAAGGCCGGGAGTGACGgtgacccccacctccaccccctgtctcctCCATCACACCCAGACTCCTCCCTTCACACTCGCACCCCAGG AGAGAAAACCATGTCAGTGTTGGAGATCATCAACTCTCTCCGCTCTCCCCGCCCGGCGCACGACGGCGGCCTCGCCCGTAAATCTCCCTTTGCGCAAGAGCTCCCTCCCCCAGGCCATCACTACAGAGACCTCTCTCCCAGATGGCGAgagaacgatgacgatgacaacgatgtgGAGATTGTTCTGATGGACTCCagcgaggaggaggatgtggatgatgatgatgctgatgatgagaaGGACGTTGTTGCTAATGAGGATGATCTGGAGGAGAGTCAGATTCTGGAAGATATTTTCTTCCtgaagtga
- the LOC143277970 gene encoding uncharacterized protein LOC143277970 isoform X3 codes for MAETTVRSKTKLGWAKSGMESSSDDEDAVIPGVNRTGSGNLRPRLRPRRRRDVGGSKASQSQTPAEDVPSTTTLSVQDLSQSLDERRLGRAGVGVQGGQVSLKDLCVEDKQRIANLIRELAKVGEEREKAREDLERERRSYEEQILKLVEQQEQILRERQEVEKHLQECQQLLAQSQPLHPPPPSLPAPPTNLRALHQPPPPFPPAPSSSYPPQWAWPGSGGQGAGQQGQELFQHSLLGNVGSPDRPTRSSSSSHPQPHPVVSSVPVPDHGPPHHHHQHFPATQPPPPHHNHHHHHLYPVGGGGDLMSQQTGPSRPPLTHPHPHPHPPLSPSPPPPPPPPPPAPPHLNSDPDRHKAWPAVDFFTSAMQQPAPLDVFRTKDSAAPAPAPAPLSLPAHTSKEAVIERFFASQPAPAPPAANHHHHDDEEEERHLVSPKRRGPHRLSRLAGGGSGGAAFPRPVMSSTQKSAEIKDYLSVDSQHDFLPLVPDESSSTKSVNNGGEEGGAGGGGRRGEGGAHSRVVFSEGGGKGEPRLHSPVGDGGDEAHTYRRMSQTQRKEQLLQQRARLMEEQQRLRHILTEQEAMLHHKQVALQACSLRHHGDVNDENGGRAGDDVNGDDNDDDVVDDDPLGLVPQRLAIDAALERQRAIVNSLEAQHQVKVASSSRGGPGAGGGGGGRRQEEKGRGERKGRGGEEGRGGETFVVHCQQNLSDVVRRLDYSLHSDTEDQEDERENKGPGSASADDDYDDGYDDGYDDDRNENKENERPKEKEEEGRSPPPPAAASVAVGSRQDASTSVSYHTLPRSSQGGRGSVTVKAGSDGDPHLHPLSPPSHPDSSLHTRTPGEKTMSVLEIINSLRSPRPAHDGGLARKSPFAQELPPPGHHYRDLSPRWRENDDDDNDVEIVLMDSSEEEDVDDDDADDEKDVVANEDDLEESQILEDIFFLK; via the exons ATGGCGGAAACAACAGTCCGTTCGAAGACGAAACTTGGATGGGCAAAATCAG GAATGGAATCCTcatctgatgatgaagatgcagTTATCCCAG GTGTCAACAGAACTGGCTCTGGTAACCTGCGACCCAGGTTACGACCTCGGCGAAGGCGTGACGTAGGGGGAAGCAAAGCCAGCCAGTCGCAGACACCTGCGGAAGATGTGCCATCCACCACGACTCTTAGTGTTCAAGAC CTGTCTCAGAGCCTGGACGAGCGGCGACTGGGGCGGGCAggtgtgggggtgcaggggggacaGGTGTCTCTGAAAGACCTGTGTGTGGAGGACAAGCAGCGCATCGCTAACCTCATCCGTGAGCTGGCCAA ggtgggggaggagagggagaaggcgaGGGAGGATCTGGAGAGGGAGCGCAGGAGCTATGAAGAGCAGATCCTCAAACTGGTGGAGCAACAGGAGCAGATCCTCAGGGAGAGACAAG agGTGGAGAAGCATCTCCAGGAATGTCAACAGTTGCTGGCCCAGAGccagcccctccaccctccccctccctccctcccagcccctcccaccAACCTGAGggccctccaccaaccccctccccctttccccccggcgccttcctcttcctaccccccccagTGGGCGTGGCCAGGATCAGGCGGGCAGGGTGCGGGGCAGCAGGGCCAGGAGCTGTTTCAGCACTCCCTGTTGGGCAACGTGGGCAGTCCTGACAGGCCCACCCG cagcagcagcagcagtcacccTCAGCCTCACCCTGTCGTCTCCTCCGTCCCTGTCCCTGACCATggcccacctcaccaccaccaccagcacttccCAGccacccagcctcccccccctcaccacaaccaccaccaccaccacctctacccagTGGGCGGtgggggagacctgatgtcacagCAGACTGGCCCGTCCCGTCCTCCCctgacccacccacacccccacccccacccaccgttgagtccgtcaccaccaccaccaccaccaccaccaccaccagcacccccccaCCTGAACAGTGACCCAGACCGGCACAAAGCGTGGCCAGCTGTGGATTTCTTCACCAGCGCCATGCAGCAGCCGGCACCTCTGGACGTGTTCCGCACCAAGGACTctgccgcccccgcccccgcccccgcaccgCTGAGCTTGCCGGCCCACACCAGCAAGGAGGCCGTCATTGAGCGATTCTTCGCCAGTCAGCCTGCCCCCGCACCCCCTGCtgccaatcaccaccaccatgatgatgaagaagaagagcgcCACCTGGTGTCGCCGAAGCGTCGCGGGCCCCACCGACTCTCCAGGCTggctggtggtggcagtggtggcgcCGCCTTCCCCAGGCCGGTCATGTCCTCCACACAGAAGAGCGCGGAGATCAAGGACTACCTGTCTGTGGACTCCCAGCACGACTTCCTTCCCTTGGTGCCAGACGAGAGCAGCAGCACCAAGTCGGTGAACAacggtggtgaggagggtggtgctggtggtggtgggaggaggggggaaggaggtgccCACAGCAGGGTTGTGTTTTCCGAAGGAGGCGGCAAGGGAGAGCCGCGCTTGCATTCCCCAGTGG GTGACGGTGGTGACGAAGCCCACACCTACCGCAGGATGTCACAGACGCAGCGCAAGGAGCAGCTGCTGCAGCAGCGGGCACGGCTGATGGAAGAGCAGCAGCGCCTGAGGCACATCCTGACGGAGCAGGAAGCCATGCTGCACCACAAACAGGTGGCGCTGCAGGCATGCTCCCTGCGTCACCATGGCGACGTGAACGATGAGAACGGCGGGCGGGCGGGCGACGATGTGAAcggtgatgacaacgacgatgacgtcGTTGATGATGACCCTCTTG gTCTGGTTCCACAGCGGCTGGCCATCGACGCGGCCTTGGAGCGCCAGCGAGCCATCGTGAACTCCCTGGAGGCGCAGCACCAGGTCAAGGTCGCCAGCAGCAGCAGGGGGGGCCCTGGTgcaggcggcggcggcggcggcaggcggcaggaggagaaggggaggggggagaggaaggggaggggcggggaggaggggaggggaggggagacgttCGTGGTGCACTGCCAGCAGAACCTGAGCGACGTGGTGCGCAGGCTGGACTACTCGCTTCACTCCGACACCGAgg ACCAGGAAGATGAGCGGGAAAACAAAGGACCGGGGTCGGCCTCTGCAGACGATGACTACGACGATGGCTACGACGATGGCTACGATGACGACAGAAATGAGAACAAAGAAAACGAGCGAcccaaggagaaggaggaagagggcagatcaccaccaccaccagcagcagcatcagtggcAGTGGGGTCTCGGCAGGATGCCAGTACCAGTGTGTCCTACCACACCTTGCCAAG gtccagtcagggagggagggggagcgtcACAGTGAAGGCCGGGAGTGACGgtgacccccacctccaccccctgtctcctCCATCACACCCAGACTCCTCCCTTCACACTCGCACCCCAGG AGAGAAAACCATGTCAGTGTTGGAGATCATCAACTCTCTCCGCTCTCCCCGCCCGGCGCACGACGGCGGCCTCGCCCGTAAATCTCCCTTTGCGCAAGAGCTCCCTCCCCCAGGCCATCACTACAGAGACCTCTCTCCCAGATGGCGAgagaacgatgacgatgacaacgatgtgGAGATTGTTCTGATGGACTCCagcgaggaggaggatgtggatgatgatgatgctgatgatgagaaGGACGTTGTTGCTAATGAGGATGATCTGGAGGAGAGTCAGATTCTGGAAGATATTTTCTTCCtgaagtga
- the LOC143277970 gene encoding uncharacterized protein LOC143277970 isoform X1, translating to MAETTVRSKTKLGWAKSGMESSSDDEDAVIPGVNRTGSGNLRPRLRPRRRRDVGGSKASQSQTPAEDVPSTTTLSVQDLSQSLDERRLGRAGVGVQGGQVSLKDLCVEDKQRIANLIRELAKVGEEREKAREDLERERRSYEEQILKLVEQQEQILRERQEVEKHLQECQQLLAQSQPLHPPPPSLPAPPTNLRALHQPPPPFPPAPSSSYPPQWAWPGSGGQGAGQQGQELFQHSLLGNVGSPDRPTRSSSSSSSHPQPHPVVSSVPVPDHGPPHHHHQHFPATQPPPPHHNHHHHHLYPVGGGGDLMSQQTGPSRPPLTHPHPHPHPPLSPSPPPPPPPPPPAPPHLNSDPDRHKAWPAVDFFTSAMQQPAPLDVFRTKDSAAPAPAPAPLSLPAHTSKEAVIERFFASQPAPAPPAANHHHHDDEEEERHLVSPKRRGPHRLSRLAGGGSGGAAFPRPVMSSTQKSAEIKDYLSVDSQHDFLPLVPDESSSTKSVNNGGEEGGAGGGGRRGEGGAHSRVVFSEGGGKGEPRLHSPVGDGGDEAHTYRRMSQTQRKEQLLQQRARLMEEQQRLRHILTEQEAMLHHKQVALQACSLRHHGDVNDENGGRAGDDVNGDDNDDDVVDDDPLGLVPQRLAIDAALERQRAIVNSLEAQHQVKVASSSRGGPGAGGGGGGRRQEEKGRGERKGRGGEEGRGGETFVVHCQQNLSDVVRRLDYSLHSDTEDQEDERENKGPGSASADDDYDDGYDDGYDDDRNENKENERPKEKEEEGRSPPPPAAASVAVGSRQDASTSVSYHTLPRSSQGGRGSVTVKAGSDGDPHLHPLSPPSHPDSSLHTRTPGEKTMSVLEIINSLRSPRPAHDGGLARKSPFAQELPPPGHHYRDLSPRWRENDDDDNDVEIVLMDSSEEEDVDDDDADDEKDVVANEDDLEESQILEDIFFLK from the exons ATGGCGGAAACAACAGTCCGTTCGAAGACGAAACTTGGATGGGCAAAATCAG GAATGGAATCCTcatctgatgatgaagatgcagTTATCCCAG GTGTCAACAGAACTGGCTCTGGTAACCTGCGACCCAGGTTACGACCTCGGCGAAGGCGTGACGTAGGGGGAAGCAAAGCCAGCCAGTCGCAGACACCTGCGGAAGATGTGCCATCCACCACGACTCTTAGTGTTCAAGAC CTGTCTCAGAGCCTGGACGAGCGGCGACTGGGGCGGGCAggtgtgggggtgcaggggggacaGGTGTCTCTGAAAGACCTGTGTGTGGAGGACAAGCAGCGCATCGCTAACCTCATCCGTGAGCTGGCCAA ggtgggggaggagagggagaaggcgaGGGAGGATCTGGAGAGGGAGCGCAGGAGCTATGAAGAGCAGATCCTCAAACTGGTGGAGCAACAGGAGCAGATCCTCAGGGAGAGACAAG agGTGGAGAAGCATCTCCAGGAATGTCAACAGTTGCTGGCCCAGAGccagcccctccaccctccccctccctccctcccagcccctcccaccAACCTGAGggccctccaccaaccccctccccctttccccccggcgccttcctcttcctaccccccccagTGGGCGTGGCCAGGATCAGGCGGGCAGGGTGCGGGGCAGCAGGGCCAGGAGCTGTTTCAGCACTCCCTGTTGGGCAACGTGGGCAGTCCTGACAGGCCCACCCG cagcagcagcagcagcagcagtcacccTCAGCCTCACCCTGTCGTCTCCTCCGTCCCTGTCCCTGACCATggcccacctcaccaccaccaccagcacttccCAGccacccagcctcccccccctcaccacaaccaccaccaccaccacctctacccagTGGGCGGtgggggagacctgatgtcacagCAGACTGGCCCGTCCCGTCCTCCCctgacccacccacacccccacccccacccaccgttgagtccgtcaccaccaccaccaccaccaccaccaccaccagcacccccccaCCTGAACAGTGACCCAGACCGGCACAAAGCGTGGCCAGCTGTGGATTTCTTCACCAGCGCCATGCAGCAGCCGGCACCTCTGGACGTGTTCCGCACCAAGGACTctgccgcccccgcccccgcccccgcaccgCTGAGCTTGCCGGCCCACACCAGCAAGGAGGCCGTCATTGAGCGATTCTTCGCCAGTCAGCCTGCCCCCGCACCCCCTGCtgccaatcaccaccaccatgatgatgaagaagaagagcgcCACCTGGTGTCGCCGAAGCGTCGCGGGCCCCACCGACTCTCCAGGCTggctggtggtggcagtggtggcgcCGCCTTCCCCAGGCCGGTCATGTCCTCCACACAGAAGAGCGCGGAGATCAAGGACTACCTGTCTGTGGACTCCCAGCACGACTTCCTTCCCTTGGTGCCAGACGAGAGCAGCAGCACCAAGTCGGTGAACAacggtggtgaggagggtggtgctggtggtggtgggaggaggggggaaggaggtgccCACAGCAGGGTTGTGTTTTCCGAAGGAGGCGGCAAGGGAGAGCCGCGCTTGCATTCCCCAGTGG GTGACGGTGGTGACGAAGCCCACACCTACCGCAGGATGTCACAGACGCAGCGCAAGGAGCAGCTGCTGCAGCAGCGGGCACGGCTGATGGAAGAGCAGCAGCGCCTGAGGCACATCCTGACGGAGCAGGAAGCCATGCTGCACCACAAACAGGTGGCGCTGCAGGCATGCTCCCTGCGTCACCATGGCGACGTGAACGATGAGAACGGCGGGCGGGCGGGCGACGATGTGAAcggtgatgacaacgacgatgacgtcGTTGATGATGACCCTCTTG gTCTGGTTCCACAGCGGCTGGCCATCGACGCGGCCTTGGAGCGCCAGCGAGCCATCGTGAACTCCCTGGAGGCGCAGCACCAGGTCAAGGTCGCCAGCAGCAGCAGGGGGGGCCCTGGTgcaggcggcggcggcggcggcaggcggcaggaggagaaggggaggggggagaggaaggggaggggcggggaggaggggaggggaggggagacgttCGTGGTGCACTGCCAGCAGAACCTGAGCGACGTGGTGCGCAGGCTGGACTACTCGCTTCACTCCGACACCGAgg ACCAGGAAGATGAGCGGGAAAACAAAGGACCGGGGTCGGCCTCTGCAGACGATGACTACGACGATGGCTACGACGATGGCTACGATGACGACAGAAATGAGAACAAAGAAAACGAGCGAcccaaggagaaggaggaagagggcagatcaccaccaccaccagcagcagcatcagtggcAGTGGGGTCTCGGCAGGATGCCAGTACCAGTGTGTCCTACCACACCTTGCCAAG gtccagtcagggagggagggggagcgtcACAGTGAAGGCCGGGAGTGACGgtgacccccacctccaccccctgtctcctCCATCACACCCAGACTCCTCCCTTCACACTCGCACCCCAGG AGAGAAAACCATGTCAGTGTTGGAGATCATCAACTCTCTCCGCTCTCCCCGCCCGGCGCACGACGGCGGCCTCGCCCGTAAATCTCCCTTTGCGCAAGAGCTCCCTCCCCCAGGCCATCACTACAGAGACCTCTCTCCCAGATGGCGAgagaacgatgacgatgacaacgatgtgGAGATTGTTCTGATGGACTCCagcgaggaggaggatgtggatgatgatgatgctgatgatgagaaGGACGTTGTTGCTAATGAGGATGATCTGGAGGAGAGTCAGATTCTGGAAGATATTTTCTTCCtgaagtga
- the LOC143278111 gene encoding riboflavin kinase-like — MATDEKCLPFFVEGEVVKGFGRGSKELGIPTANFPEAVVKGLPESMKCGVYYGWASVDSGPVFPMVMSVGWNPYYHNTVKTMETHILHNFKEDFYGNVLKVIMLGFIRPMEDFSSLEALIAAINQDIAMCKERLKDPAMDSFQHNNFFHPYADHAGASCSKL, encoded by the exons ATGGCCACAGATGAAAAATGTCTTCCATTTTTTGTTGAGGGAGAAGTGGTGAAAGGCTTTGGTCGTGGAAGCAAAGAACTGGGAATTCCTACAG CCAACTTTCCAGAAGCGGTGGTGAAGGGACTGCCAGAGTCAATGAAGTGCGGAGTGTACTATGGCTGGGCCAGTGTGGACAGTGGCCCCGTGTTTCCCATGGTGATGAGCGTGGGATGGAACCCCTACTACCACAACACTGTCAAGACCATG GAGACGCACATTTTGCACAACTTCAAGGAAGACTTCTACGGCAATGTGCTGAAGGTGATCATGTTGGGCTTCATCCGCCCAATGGAGGACTTCTCCTCtctag AGGCCCTGATCGCTGCCATCAACCAGGATATCGCCATGTGCAAGGAGAGGCTGAAAGACCCCGCCATGGACAGTTTCCAGCACAACAACTTCTTCCACCCCTACGCTGACCACGCCGGCGCCAGCTGCTCCAAGTTATGA